One Halichondria panicea chromosome 3, odHalPani1.1, whole genome shotgun sequence genomic region harbors:
- the LOC135334163 gene encoding centromere protein S-like — protein sequence MAASLPQDVSDNEEEMERLEHQQRLKAALHYTVGQVCSQLTETPFSRELVAVITETAFNQCEIIAGDLEVFAKHAKRTTVLMDDVKLCCRRNKSLLEYIQGQADKIKADKATEAVATDKTKGKSGKKKKTLSIDDD from the exons ATGGCTGCCAGTCTGCCTCAAGATGTGAGTGACAATGAGGAAGAAATGGAAAGATTGGAGCATCAACAA AGACTGAAGGCGGCCCTCCACTATACAGTTGGACAAGTCTGcagtcagctaacagagacGCCGTTTAGTCGCGAACTAGTGGCTGTTATCACAGAGACAGCATTCAACCAGTGTGAGATCATTGCTGGGGACTTGGAGGTGTTTGCTAA ACATGCCAAGAGGACGACAGTTTTAATGGATGATGTTAAGCTCTGTTGCAGACGAAACAAGTCTCTCCTGGAGTATATTCAGGGTCAAGCTGACAAGATCAAAGCAGACAAAGCTACTGAAGCAGTGGCTACTGACAAGACCAAGGGGAAGAGtggaaaaaagaaaaaaacacTATCTATTGATGATGACTAG
- the LOC135334128 gene encoding coatomer subunit beta'-like, whose protein sequence is MPLRLDVKRKLLARSDRVKCMDIHPKEPWMLASLYNGNVHVWNYETQTLVKSFEIADLPVRCSKFVVRKSWIVTGSDDIIIRVFNYNTLEKVHSFDAHTDYIRSIVVHPTHPYVLTSSDDMTIKLWDWEKGWQCSQVFEGHSHYVMMIVLNPKDNNQFASASLDKTIKVWQLGSPHPNFTLEGHQKGINCIDYFQGGDKPYLISGADDKMAKIWDYQNKTCVQSLEGHAQNVTAVAFHPELPIILTGSEDGTVKIWHSSTYRLETTLNYGLERVWSIAHMRGTNDIGIGYDEGSVMIKLGREEPALSMDSSGKIIWARHTEIQQANLKNLTDVDIKDGERLPLAVKDMGSCEIYPQTISHNPNGRFVVVCGDGEYIIYTAMALRNKSFGSAQEFVWAADASEYAVRESSSKITIFKNFKEKKSFKPEFGAEHIFGGHLLGVKESNSLAFFDWESLELVRRIEISVKHVYWAESGELCCVASDDSYYILSYNSEAVSEALSTNQGIDEDGVEAAFDVLGEIEEVVKTGTWVGDCFIYTNSVNRLNYYVGGEIVTISHLDRPLYVLGYIPRDNRVYLGDKELNIVSYSIQLAVLEYQTAIMRKDFDTADKVLPTIPTDQRTRVAHFLEKQGFKQQAMAVSTDMDHKFELAVQLKDLRAGYELAKKSESDAKWKQLSDLALAKCQFGLALECLNHAKDYGGLLLVATSAGDATTLEKLGQLSNTEGQNNISFMSNFLLGKLEDCLEILVSTGRLPEAAFFARTYLPSQISRIVTLWREDLAKTNPKAAQSLADPTEYENLFPELKQALQAEQYLKTERASLLPAASYCTTTASVDRDVMAELAQGVAAMASVVDSPPPPEVVDNPPSPIDKDDDMNFDLDDEDLDDIDTQGIDLDDDDEDLLQDD, encoded by the exons ATGCCTCTAAGACTAGATGTCAAG CGAAAGCTCTTGGCTCGCTCAGACCGAGTCAAGTGTATGGACATACATCCCAAGGAGCCATGGATGCTAGCCAGTCTCTATAACGGGAACGTTCACGTATGGAACTACGAAACACAGACGCTAGTGAAATCGTTTGAGATTGCTGACCTCCCCGTCCGATGTTCCAAGTTTGTCGTACGCAAGAGTTGGATAGTGACCGGGTCCGATGACATTATCATCCGGGTGTTCAACTACAACACACTGGAGAAGGTTCATTCATTTGATGCTCACACTGACTACATACGCTCCATAGTCgtccaccccacacacccctacGTCCTCACTAGCAGCG atgaCATGACTATCAAGTTGTGGGACTGGGAAAAAGGATGGCAGTGCTCGCAAGTGTTTGAAGGCCACTCCCACTACGTCATGATGATCGTCCTCAACCCCAAGGACAACAACCAGTTTGCCTCCGCCTCTCTGGACAAGACCATCAAGGTGTGGCAGCTTGGCTCCCCTCATCCCAACTTCACCCTCGAGGGTCATCAGAAGGGGATCAATTGTATCGACTATTTCCAGGGAGGAGACAAACCATACCTCATATCAGGAGCTGATGACAA AATGGCCAAGATTTGGGACTACCAGAACAAGACGTGTGTGCAGTCACTGGAGGGACATGCTCAGAACGTGACGGCTGTTGCCTTCCATCCCGAGCTGCCCATCATCCTCACTGGCTCCGAGGACGGGACTGTCAAGATATGGCACTCTAGCACCTATCGTCTGGAGACCACGCTCAACTATGGGCtggagagggtgtggtctatTGCTCACATGAGAGGGACCAACGATATCGGGATAGGCTATGATGAAGGAAGCGTCATGATCAAG CTTGGTAGGGAAGAGCCGGCCCTGAGTATGGACAGCAGTGGCAAGATCATCTGGGCCAGGCACACGGAGATACAACAAGCCAACCTCAAGAACCTCACTGATGTGGATATTAAGGACGGGGAGAGACTGCCCCTGGCCGTTAAAGATATGGGCAGCTGTGAAATATACCCTCAGACCATCTCCCATAACCCAAACGGAAG GTTTGTGGTTGTGTGCGGAGATGGTGAATACATCATCTACACGGCTATGGCGCTCAGAAACAAGAGCTTCGGCAGTGCTCAGGAGTTTGTGTGGGCGGCGGATGCAtcaga GTACGCTGTGAGGGAGAGTTCTTCCAAGATCACAATTTTCAAGAACTTTAAGGAGAAGAAATCCTTCAAGCCTGAGTTTGGAGCAGAGCATATCTTTGGAGGTCATCTACTGGGGGTCAAAGAGTCCAACAGCCTTGCCTTCTTTGATTGGGAGAGCTTGGAACTGGTTAGACGTATTGAGATCTCAGTCAAGCAT GTGTACTGGGCCGAGAGTGGTGAGCTGTGCTGTGTAGCCTCGGACGACAGCTACTACATACTCAGCTACAACTCGGAGGCCGTCTCTGAAGCACTATCGACCAATCAGGGGATAGACGAAGACGGAGTGGAGGCTGCCTTCGATGTCCTAGGAGAGATAGAGGAAGTGGTGAAGACAGGGACCTGGGTGGGGGACTGCTTCATCTACACTAACAGTGTCAACAGGCTCAACTATTACGTGGGAGGAGAGATTGTCACCATCTCACATCTTGACAG GCCGCTGTATGTCCTCGGCTACATCCCTCGTGACAACCGAGTGTACCTAGGGGACAAAGAGCTCAATATTGTCAGCTACTCCATTCAGCTGGCAGTGCTCGAGTACCAGACAGCCATCATGAGGAAGGACTTCGACACAGCAGACAAG GTTCTCCCCACTATCCCCACTGATCAGCGGACGAGGGTGGCACACTTCCTCGAGAAGCAGGGCTTCAAACAGCAGGCTATGGCGGTGTCCACGGACATGGATCACAA GTTTGAGTTGGCTGTACAGTTGAAGGACCTCAGAGCTGGCTATGAGCTAGCCAAGAAGTCTGag AGTGATGCTAAGTGGAAGCAACTGTCGGACCTTGCTCTGGCAAAATGTCAGTTTGGACTGGCCCTCGAGTGCCTGAATCACGCCAAGGACTACGGCGGCCTACTGCTAGTGGCCACCAGTGCGGGGGACGCCACTACACTGGAGAAGCTGGGTCAGCTATCAAACACTGAGGGGCAGAACAACATCTCCTTCATGTCCAACTTCCTCCTTGGGAAACTGGAGGACTGTCTTGAGATCCTGGTGTCCACTGGGAGACTGCCTGAGGCTGCCTTCTTTGCTAGGACCTATCTACCCAGCCAAATATCACG cATTGTTACCCTGTGGCGCGAGGACCTCGCCAAGACCAACCCCAAGGCTGCCCAGTCTCTGGCTGATCCCACTGAGTATGAGAACCTGTTCCCTGAACTGAAACAAGCACTACAAGCAGAGCAGTACCTCAAGACAGAGAGAGCCTCTCTCCTGCCAGCTGCCAGCTACTGCACCACCACT GCTTCAGTGGATAGAGACGTGATGGCAGAGCTAGCACAAGGTGTGGCTGCAATGGCCTCCGTTGTGGACAGCCCACCGCCTCCCGAGGTTGTAGACAATCCACCCTCACCAATCGACAAAGATGAC GacatgaactttgaccttgaTGATGAGGATCTAGACGACATTGACACACAG GGAATCGATCTAGATGATGATGACGAGGATCTACTACAAGATGACTAA